A stretch of the Syntrophorhabdales bacterium genome encodes the following:
- a CDS encoding bifunctional dihydroorotate dehydrogenase B NAD binding subunit/NADPH-dependent glutamate synthase — MATASKVKQPTEEEKGLQLNEIVEKRELAPSITLFKLYVPDIAARVKPGQFVVLRADDRAERIPLTVADFDRERGLITTIFQAVGASTQRMAKLEQGERILDVVGPLGRPSHIEKFGTVVCVGGGVGVAPVYPIAKALHQIGNRVISIIGARTKEMLILEEEMKAISETLLVTTDDGTYGHHGFVTDELKRLIQEKTQIDLVIGIGPVIMMRAVAEVTRPHTIKTVVSLNTIMVDGTGMCGCCRATIGGETKFVCVDGPEFDGHQVDFKELMLRQQMYTREERRAAWDHKCKLEAAAAKLKKSKVREKMPEQDPRIRVQNFNEVALGYTRENALREASRCLGCKNMPCVEGCPVGVVIPAFIKKIKEGDFIGAIREIKNTNSLPAVCGRVCPQESQCESKCVLGKKGQSVAIGRLERFAADYELSLGDVRAPEIAPPTGKKVAVVGAGPGGLTVAGELAKKGHDVTIFEALHKAGGVLVYGIPEFRLPKSIVQREVDYVSKLGAKVKVDTIIGQTMTLDQLFEHGFDAIYVGTGAGLPYFLNIPGENLNGVYSANEFLTRANLMKAYLFPEYDTPVRVGSRVAVIGGGNVAMDSARVARRLGAEHVYLIYRRSRAEMPARAEEAHHAEEEGIDFRLLTNPVRIVGDERNWVKGIECVTMELGEADASGRRRPVEKKGSEHIIDVDVVVVAIGQGPNPILTQDAPGLKLRKPGYIEADPETGKTTRKGVFAGGDIVTGAATVILAMGAGKKAAAAMDEYLKTGKW, encoded by the coding sequence ATGGCGACCGCGAGTAAAGTCAAGCAGCCCACGGAAGAAGAAAAAGGATTGCAGCTGAATGAAATAGTTGAGAAGCGTGAATTAGCCCCCTCGATAACCCTGTTTAAGCTTTACGTGCCGGACATTGCAGCGCGGGTGAAACCCGGGCAGTTCGTGGTGTTGCGGGCCGATGACAGGGCCGAGCGAATTCCGCTGACTGTTGCCGATTTCGATCGCGAGCGGGGGTTGATAACAACCATCTTTCAGGCCGTAGGCGCATCGACGCAGAGAATGGCAAAACTGGAACAGGGCGAACGTATCCTCGATGTGGTGGGTCCTCTAGGCAGGCCGAGCCACATCGAAAAATTCGGCACCGTTGTCTGCGTGGGAGGCGGTGTCGGCGTGGCCCCTGTCTACCCGATAGCCAAGGCTTTGCACCAGATAGGCAATCGTGTCATCTCGATCATTGGTGCACGGACAAAAGAGATGCTGATCCTTGAAGAGGAAATGAAGGCAATCAGCGAGACCCTGCTCGTCACCACGGACGATGGTACGTACGGCCACCACGGGTTTGTAACTGATGAACTGAAGCGCCTGATACAGGAAAAGACGCAGATAGATCTGGTCATAGGAATCGGGCCGGTCATTATGATGAGGGCTGTGGCAGAGGTGACGAGACCGCATACCATAAAGACGGTGGTAAGCCTCAACACGATCATGGTCGACGGTACGGGCATGTGCGGATGCTGCCGGGCAACTATCGGCGGCGAAACCAAGTTCGTGTGCGTGGACGGCCCGGAATTTGACGGACACCAGGTGGACTTCAAAGAGTTGATGCTGAGGCAGCAGATGTATACGCGGGAGGAGCGCCGCGCAGCCTGGGATCATAAGTGCAAGTTGGAGGCTGCCGCTGCAAAACTGAAGAAGTCCAAAGTCCGCGAGAAGATGCCGGAACAGGATCCGAGGATAAGAGTGCAAAACTTCAACGAGGTGGCTCTCGGCTACACTCGCGAGAATGCCTTGAGGGAAGCCTCGCGGTGCCTGGGGTGCAAGAATATGCCCTGCGTAGAGGGTTGCCCGGTAGGTGTTGTGATCCCGGCGTTCATCAAGAAGATAAAAGAGGGTGATTTCATAGGCGCCATCCGTGAAATAAAAAATACCAATAGCCTGCCGGCAGTTTGCGGCAGGGTTTGTCCGCAGGAATCACAGTGTGAGTCGAAATGCGTGCTGGGCAAAAAGGGGCAGTCCGTTGCCATAGGGCGGTTGGAAAGGTTTGCGGCGGACTACGAATTGAGTCTCGGCGACGTGCGCGCCCCTGAAATAGCGCCTCCCACGGGGAAGAAGGTGGCTGTTGTGGGTGCGGGTCCCGGAGGCTTGACCGTGGCCGGTGAACTGGCAAAGAAGGGGCACGACGTGACTATTTTTGAGGCACTTCATAAGGCTGGCGGGGTGCTGGTGTATGGTATTCCGGAGTTTCGTCTGCCGAAGAGCATTGTGCAACGCGAGGTAGACTACGTGTCAAAACTGGGTGCAAAGGTTAAAGTCGATACAATCATCGGCCAGACTATGACGCTGGATCAGCTTTTTGAGCACGGATTCGACGCAATCTACGTCGGCACAGGAGCGGGTCTGCCGTATTTTCTGAACATTCCGGGCGAGAATTTGAACGGGGTCTATTCGGCCAATGAGTTTTTGACGCGGGCAAATCTGATGAAAGCATACCTTTTCCCTGAGTACGATACCCCGGTACGCGTCGGCAGCAGAGTTGCAGTAATCGGTGGTGGAAATGTCGCGATGGATTCGGCGAGAGTTGCCCGGCGTTTGGGCGCCGAGCATGTGTATCTCATTTATCGCCGGTCCCGGGCTGAAATGCCGGCTCGTGCGGAGGAGGCCCACCATGCCGAGGAGGAAGGCATCGATTTCAGGTTACTTACAAACCCAGTGAGGATCGTTGGTGATGAGAGAAACTGGGTTAAAGGCATTGAATGCGTAACAATGGAGCTTGGCGAGGCTGATGCTTCCGGCAGAAGGAGACCCGTTGAGAAGAAAGGGTCCGAGCACATCATCGATGTTGATGTCGTAGTTGTTGCTATCGGTCAGGGTCCAAATCCGATCCTAACACAGGATGCCCCGGGACTTAAATTGCGCAAGCCCGGATACATCGAGGCTGATCCGGAAACAGGCAAAACGACAAGAAAGGGTGTTTTTGCGGGCGGAGATATTGTAACAGGTGCTGCGACGGTTATCCTCGCAATGGGCGCTGGAAAAAAAGCTGCAGCCGCGATGGATGAGTATCTCAAGACCGGCAAGTGGTGA
- a CDS encoding response regulator transcription factor, translating to MKILIHLGNHLIAEAISQLLVRNGYESVITSSNSRSTNFKPDTVMVDIQTLDQQFLSQFPDAKVFLIDTGLEKERIIAALLSYKIHGVLSPRTELELFKKALTVVSQGQIWVDNSTVVAFLHESGTLSKSGRIGSITLREREIIDYVCQGYSNNEIADALALSRHTIKAHLNRIFKKLNVNGRRKLISLALNNHQLGGTQKSVAR from the coding sequence ATGAAGATTCTTATTCACTTGGGGAATCACCTGATAGCGGAAGCGATCTCACAGCTTCTGGTCAGGAACGGCTATGAGAGTGTGATCACAAGCAGTAATTCCCGATCCACTAATTTCAAACCGGACACGGTCATGGTCGACATACAGACACTGGATCAGCAATTCCTTTCTCAATTCCCTGATGCAAAGGTTTTTCTTATCGATACCGGCTTGGAGAAGGAACGCATTATAGCTGCATTACTTTCCTACAAGATACATGGAGTCCTGTCGCCACGCACAGAGCTTGAACTCTTTAAGAAAGCTCTCACCGTCGTGAGTCAGGGACAGATATGGGTTGATAACAGCACGGTAGTGGCTTTCTTGCACGAGTCCGGAACTTTAAGCAAGAGCGGGCGAATCGGAAGCATAACGCTCAGAGAACGGGAGATCATAGACTATGTGTGCCAGGGGTACAGTAATAACGAGATTGCGGATGCTCTCGCGCTCAGCAGGCATACTATAAAGGCTCATCTCAATCGCATATTTAAGAAATTGAACGTAAATGGCAGGCGCAAGCTTATATCGCTGGCGCTCAATAATCACCAACTAGGAGGTACTCAGAAGTCTGTGGCGCGATAG
- a CDS encoding ATP-binding protein: MAKTKINIREVLSLNFLHRRETLVISGSVDSDANALAHALGMKAERDGVSVMTINAGMLDEEFVEGEAGEFSAVRLIGIARPKLLIIENLGVKKLAPSQAKVLARLISERISKASTIITSPYPLSIMTIQLGASTGVKSLLNSLSAHAGQVIIGIKNESATKRDAEIRKPAPSLKTVQAQ; this comes from the coding sequence GTGGCCAAGACGAAGATCAACATACGGGAAGTTCTGAGCCTTAATTTCCTGCACAGGCGAGAGACACTGGTCATCTCCGGTAGTGTCGATTCGGACGCGAACGCATTAGCTCACGCGCTCGGAATGAAGGCCGAGAGAGATGGTGTGAGCGTTATGACGATCAACGCTGGTATGCTTGACGAGGAATTCGTTGAGGGTGAAGCAGGAGAGTTTTCTGCTGTGCGGCTCATTGGAATCGCCAGGCCTAAGTTACTTATTATAGAAAATCTCGGAGTGAAGAAACTTGCACCATCTCAGGCGAAGGTCCTTGCCCGCCTCATCAGCGAGCGCATCAGTAAAGCGTCCACCATCATCACCAGCCCATATCCATTATCGATCATGACCATTCAACTGGGGGCTTCAACAGGAGTGAAGAGCCTTCTTAATTCCTTATCGGCTCACGCCGGGCAAGTAATCATCGGCATCAAGAATGAATCCGCTACAAAACGTGACGCAGAAATAAGAAAGCCTGCACCGTCACTGAAAACGGTGCAGGCTCAGTAA
- a CDS encoding carbon monoxide dehydrogenase subunit G, which yields MIIEGGFKVKAPIQKLWDMLLQPETLAACLPGAEKVEKIDDTTYDAVVKQKVGIIKVKLAFRNKLTNIQPPTHLEMDGEGEDVTKLGHIRQKTVVDLKDVGNGEVEVSYKSDVSMVGKLAMFGDRIMKSKAKDVEKEFTANLQEKMKGVA from the coding sequence ATGATAATCGAAGGCGGCTTTAAGGTGAAAGCACCCATTCAGAAGCTGTGGGACATGTTATTACAGCCTGAAACGCTGGCTGCATGCCTGCCCGGAGCGGAAAAAGTTGAGAAGATTGATGATACGACCTATGATGCGGTCGTGAAACAGAAGGTGGGCATCATCAAGGTAAAACTTGCGTTCCGCAACAAGCTGACGAACATTCAGCCGCCCACACATCTGGAGATGGATGGTGAGGGCGAGGACGTCACGAAGCTGGGTCATATCAGGCAGAAGACTGTTGTAGACCTGAAGGACGTGGGAAACGGTGAGGTCGAGGTCTCCTACAAATCTGACGTCTCCATGGTGGGCAAGCTTGCCATGTTCGGCGATCGGATCATGAAGAGCAAGGCAAAGGATGTGGAGAAGGAGTTCACCGCCAACCTGCAGGAGAAGATGAAAGGCGTGGCCTGA
- a CDS encoding molybdopterin cofactor-binding domain-containing protein codes for MSENKYSVLNTRVHNVDGYAKVTGRATYTFDVTLPGMLYGKILRSPHPHAKILNIDYSEALKLPGVITVVTGKEDTLGVRQGIWRRYKDLCDEAILTVDKVRYIGEPVAAVAAVTEEIAEKALDLINVDYEVLPFVDDPMEAIKKEAPLIHEGFERNVNVTRQIAWGDLEDAMEEAEYVREDWFKLGGQHHMCMETRAAVAAYTPDGKLTIYTSTQSAYYHQALLAGVLGLREGNIRVIAPYVGGGFGGKFELDGAQFCASILSMKCCKPVKVIFTREEDFIASKRRTPMYYYVRTGVKKDGTFCAREAKVFTNGGAYTGMGATALYLTGFFHSFPYRWKAYRYDGYRVYTNSLPSTSMRGFGAPQAMFCSEQQIEWIANDLGLDPIEMRRKNGHYEGYEVPGQATIASCGLDEALTKIQEWKKSKGKLPANRAIGISAAGFMSGGIFNWFDSPYSFSSAVITINYDGTVELHVGAQEIGQGSSTTMAMICAEALGVKLEDVKVHMGDTDHSPADLGAWGSRQTLMAGNATKMAAEDAKRQLLEFANAKLGFNIIYDLDIKQGWVYNVARPERGMSYYDLCKEALRGKEGQRIIGRGFYTPRRKGMISPAYSYMVQGLDVEIDPETGYLKIHESVTAHDCGQPINTLGLIGQLEGAASMAIGFGYYEYLPVEDGKVMNPNLVDYKLIRAPEMPACQVIEIDTYEPEGPYGAKEAGEGLTNPHAAALGNAIYYATGLQMKEAPIRAEAIAKAWKEKQQQKKNEKKK; via the coding sequence ATGAGCGAGAATAAATATTCTGTCCTTAATACAAGGGTTCACAATGTAGACGGTTACGCCAAGGTAACGGGACGGGCAACGTATACGTTCGACGTGACGCTGCCCGGCATGCTCTACGGGAAGATCCTCCGGAGCCCGCACCCTCACGCAAAGATACTCAATATCGATTATAGCGAAGCACTGAAACTTCCGGGTGTCATAACCGTCGTTACCGGCAAGGAAGATACACTGGGCGTCAGGCAGGGCATCTGGCGGCGTTATAAAGATCTCTGCGACGAAGCGATTCTCACGGTTGACAAAGTGCGTTACATCGGCGAGCCCGTTGCTGCAGTTGCGGCTGTGACAGAGGAGATCGCGGAGAAGGCACTCGATCTTATTAACGTTGATTATGAAGTGCTTCCGTTTGTTGATGACCCTATGGAAGCCATCAAAAAAGAAGCGCCCTTGATCCATGAAGGCTTCGAGAGGAACGTGAACGTGACGCGCCAGATTGCCTGGGGCGATCTCGAAGACGCCATGGAGGAGGCGGAGTACGTCCGGGAAGACTGGTTCAAGCTGGGCGGTCAGCATCACATGTGCATGGAGACACGCGCAGCAGTGGCGGCCTACACGCCGGACGGGAAACTGACGATCTATACCTCGACGCAGTCTGCGTATTATCACCAGGCACTTCTTGCCGGCGTTCTCGGCCTGCGCGAGGGCAACATCCGCGTGATCGCACCCTACGTGGGCGGCGGCTTCGGCGGAAAGTTCGAGCTCGACGGCGCGCAGTTCTGCGCATCGATTCTCTCGATGAAGTGCTGCAAACCCGTGAAGGTCATCTTTACCCGCGAAGAAGATTTTATTGCTTCAAAGCGCCGTACCCCGATGTATTACTACGTGCGCACCGGCGTCAAGAAGGACGGCACCTTCTGCGCACGCGAAGCGAAAGTGTTCACCAACGGCGGCGCGTACACCGGCATGGGCGCCACGGCGTTGTACCTCACCGGCTTTTTCCACTCATTCCCCTATCGTTGGAAAGCCTATCGTTATGATGGGTACAGAGTCTACACGAACAGCCTGCCCTCCACCTCGATGCGCGGTTTCGGCGCTCCTCAGGCCATGTTCTGCTCCGAGCAGCAGATCGAGTGGATAGCCAATGACCTCGGTCTCGACCCGATCGAGATGCGCCGTAAGAACGGCCACTACGAAGGTTATGAAGTTCCCGGCCAGGCCACGATCGCAAGCTGCGGTCTGGATGAGGCGCTCACCAAGATCCAGGAATGGAAGAAGTCAAAAGGCAAGCTCCCGGCGAACAGAGCTATCGGCATCTCTGCAGCCGGCTTCATGTCAGGCGGTATCTTCAACTGGTTTGACTCACCCTATTCTTTCTCGTCCGCGGTCATCACCATCAACTATGACGGCACGGTGGAGCTCCACGTGGGCGCGCAGGAAATCGGCCAGGGCTCAAGCACCACCATGGCCATGATCTGTGCAGAAGCGCTTGGTGTGAAACTTGAGGATGTCAAGGTGCATATGGGCGATACCGACCACTCCCCGGCTGACCTCGGTGCCTGGGGCTCAAGGCAGACCCTGATGGCCGGCAATGCAACCAAGATGGCGGCAGAGGATGCAAAAAGGCAACTTCTTGAATTCGCCAACGCAAAACTCGGATTCAACATCATCTACGATCTGGACATCAAGCAGGGTTGGGTCTACAATGTGGCACGGCCGGAGCGGGGCATGAGCTACTACGACCTCTGCAAGGAAGCGCTGCGCGGCAAGGAAGGACAGCGCATAATCGGCAGGGGCTTCTACACCCCGCGCAGAAAGGGTATGATCTCCCCTGCGTACAGCTACATGGTGCAGGGTCTTGATGTGGAGATCGATCCTGAGACCGGGTATCTGAAAATCCACGAGAGCGTAACGGCGCACGACTGCGGCCAGCCGATCAACACCCTGGGCCTCATCGGCCAGCTCGAAGGCGCAGCCTCCATGGCTATCGGCTTCGGCTACTACGAGTACCTGCCGGTGGAAGACGGCAAGGTCATGAACCCGAACCTGGTTGACTACAAGCTGATCCGTGCTCCGGAGATGCCAGCCTGCCAGGTTATCGAAATCGACACCTACGAGCCTGAAGGACCGTACGGCGCGAAAGAGGCAGGCGAGGGCCTTACTAACCCGCACGCCGCAGCGCTGGGTAACGCGATCTACTATGCGACCGGTCTTCAGATGAAAGAGGCTCCTATCCGTGCGGAAGCCATCGCAAAAGCATGGAAGGAAAAACAGCAGCAGAAAAAGAACGAGAAGAAAAAGTAA
- a CDS encoding (2Fe-2S)-binding protein yields MEKKLLKFTVNESPYEIYINPKTLLVEAIRDHIGLTGTKRGCETVSCGACTVMVEGMAVKGCSILAMQVEGKKVTTVEGLETNGKLDPIQTAFLDEGAFQCGFCTSGMLMSARAFLNETPKPKDEMEIRRGMEGNLCRCTGYNAIIRAIDRVAKGEYKEDKK; encoded by the coding sequence ATGGAAAAGAAGCTATTGAAGTTCACCGTAAATGAGTCACCCTATGAGATATACATAAATCCGAAAACGCTTCTGGTCGAAGCGATCAGAGATCATATCGGCCTCACCGGGACCAAGAGGGGCTGTGAGACGGTCTCCTGCGGCGCCTGCACCGTTATGGTGGAGGGTATGGCAGTAAAGGGTTGCTCTATTCTTGCCATGCAGGTAGAAGGGAAGAAAGTCACCACGGTGGAGGGTCTGGAGACGAATGGCAAGCTCGATCCGATTCAAACGGCATTCCTCGACGAAGGCGCCTTTCAGTGCGGTTTCTGCACGTCCGGCATGCTCATGTCAGCGAGAGCCTTCCTGAATGAGACGCCGAAGCCCAAAGATGAGATGGAAATCAGGCGCGGCATGGAGGGCAACCTCTGCCGGTGCACCGGCTACAACGCCATCATCAGGGCAATTGACAGAGTGGCGAAAGGCGAATATAAGGAGGACAAGAAATGA